The DNA sequence TCACCAATCCCTACTAATAAATCACCAAAGTTTCAGTCTGCCACAGGAATCTTCTGCCTCCTCGTCCGCCTCCGTTCcatgaaaaaaaacaaaataaaacttTTTAGAGTTTCCAATACAAAATCTTAAATACACATCAAATAAAAGGACTATAAGGGCCTAGGTGCAAAACCTCATCTACTTGTTCCCCTGCTTCCGCAACGTGGaagagaaaaaacaaaataaaatttttTTCTAGAGTTTCCAATACAAAATCTTTTGTACACATCAAATAAGAAAGTGTTTACCTTATTAGTTTACTTTTTTATTCTTTACggttgaaaattgataaatacgtagtaattcatagaaaaatctaaaaattataaaacaaattttattcagctccacatatgtagatccatacagtaaagaaaaaatataataaattttagtatatttttttactggagatgcttgcctgtgctttttagtgtaaaattgatcggttgtaaattgataaatgcgtaTTAATTCAGagaaaaatgtaaaaattacaaatcaaattttgttcagctccacatatgtagatccatagagtaaacaaaaaatatcataattttagtacatttttttgctggagatgcttgTCTATgccttttagtgtaaaattgaaattgtagttatctgctTTGATTATTatcaaaattttatggtagtctatttaatgtgatgcttgatttgtggtaaaaattttagcaccattcctgcatatctcactgatttactaatttacctaaatttatgcttaatgatgcttccactacctttgcacgatgtgttattatgtcatatgaacacttcataagcctatgtgtttataatctacatacatttaactgatatatcatatttcatagaaattctaatctaaataaaaaaataaagctagcaacaaacctctcatgttttaatataatactaagatatattaagaggtaatattagagtaagataaggtttaattaattcctattattattaaataaatatgtctccgacttacatattattgtaaatattaatattaactatctaataccatagatgtcatggttattaataaaataaattatagactttaaattttataaaaaataaatataaatagatatgtaacatctatttgatatttttctcatgttgcaacgcacgggcatattttgcTAGTAAGTTTTAAAATATACTGTAGACAAATGAAAGTCTGCATTTTTTTGCTAGGGTTAAAGTGGTTATTTTACCATTGACTTAACAGTGTCAAGTGCCAAAAATAGACGGAAGGCCGTAAAAGAAAGAAAATTTTGTTTTAGGCCATACGAGTAAGTTCAAAATAAAAAGGGCCATGTAAGGAAGatcattttttttctatggCCATATAGGTAAATATCTCactttattaagcctaattaattcatcattagcatatatattattatagCACTTTATTATCAAAATctggattaattagacttaaaaaattcatttCACAAAGTAGTTTTAATCTGTATACTTAGTAatttttagtctatatttaataatgcTATATACATGTATCAAACATTCCATGGCATAGGGTGCAACTTTTTGGGAAGAAGCTTAGAGTTCGGCCTGAGTCGAGAGGGCGCGAGGCCGTGAGCCCACCTCCCGGGTTAGTGGGCCGTACTGACCGTATGCGAGGAGGCCTCAAAGTCCAACTCGAAAGATTGCTACCTATGCACCCGTGCGTTTACTCCACtccgctttttttttttttatatataagatcagaaaaaaaaaaccaataCTCGCCGCTGATAAATCCACGGCTCAAGGATCAGGCCGACGGCTTTGCATTGTGCGTCTCGAGGAGATATTATTTTCCGTTCCGTTTCTCCCGTCAGAAACCTACTGTCCTGCAACAAACTACTCTGCTTTCGGCACCAGCCCAGCCCAGCCCCAGCGGAGGAAAGAGTGCGGATTGCGGCGCCACCGGCGGACGAAACAATGGCGCCGGCGAGGGACGAGCACCTGGACGCGATTCGCGCGCTGATGGCGGCCCACTCGCCGCCGCTCCACGCGCTGGTCGTCCCCTCCGAGGACGCCCACCAGGTCCGTGCCGTGCCGCGCCACGCCACTGCCCCTCCTCCCCCCGCACAGATCGGGGGTGGGATCGGATCTCCGGTTTGGGTGTCCGCTGGGCTAGCGTTAGGGTTTTGTTTTCTGATGATCGGCTCGTTCTTCGGACTGACGATTGATGGTGGCTGTGGATTGTTTGTGCAGAGCGAGTACGTGTCGGAGCAGGACAAGCGGCGGGAGTTCATCTCCGGGTTCACAGGGAGCGCTGGTCCGTTCTGACTGAATTCATCCATCTACCGCCTCGTTACCACTTATCACAagctttttgaaaaaaaaagttagCACTTAGCAGGGCATGACAAGTTAGCACTCTGCAAATTGTTCGATCCTTGTGGCAGTGTGGTCACAATGGGTCTTGTGATTTCTGCAGTATGAACTGATTCTGCAATTCTGCTGGCTTTTAGTTGCAGAAAACAGATCGGCTAATAAAACAAGGTTCATATATGAATCTTAAATAGCCTCATAAGAAAATCCCTCTACAGGCTTTTACAATTTGGTTTTGTATGCATATTGgatagttttagatttttttgtcACTAAAAGAGTTAGCAAGGGACAACCAGTTATTTTTGGGATTATGTGTTAGTGTTTGGCAGGAAGCAAACCTCATCCTGGGTAGAtgttaaatatataaataaattgcTTTTACAGCTGAATGCTGAGTTTTTTTTAGAGACAACTCCATGTGCAGAATTATGAAGATGCAATGGATAACTAGTGGAGTGTTTTTCAATTTTCATGTAATCATTTTATGATAGATTTGAATGCTATTTGAATGTTCTTGTGTTCACTTCCCACATACACAGCACAAATGACTAATGTTCAAAATTCCAATTTTTACATGGGTAGGCCATTCAGCCATTGGAGTGCCATGTTCCCACATTTGAGTGCTACCTTGATTCTGTAatttattaaatgtagattataTGACCAAGcatattatttttctatttctttCTTTGTGCTTTCTTTGCATATAAAGATATAATATTTTCCCCTACAAGAACTTCATAAACGAAACGATTTTGATTATATTCATATGCTGCCAGAAGTGAAACTAGTATTTCCTCAAGCTTTCAACAAAGATATAGCTCCGGTAATGAATTCTTGACATTTTGCACAATACTCAAAACTTTTGGATTTTGTAAACATGAAAGTTATATGTTTTGACTTTGCTTGAAATGTGCTTCTATAGTAAAAGTTTATAGAATTTGATGGATATATTCTATTATAATAGTGTGTCACTGTTCAAATGAACTATTTGTTACTCGAGGATCAATATAGTAAATTAATGAatgatttgggccttgtttagtttaccccgaaaaccaaaaacttttcaagattccccgtcacatcaaatcttggagcacatgcatgaagcattagatattagatatagatgaaaagaaaaactaattgcacagtttacctgtaaatcaagaGATGAATCttatgagcctagttagtccatgattggataatatttgtcaaataaaaacaaaatgctacagtgccaaaatccaaaaatttttcggaactaaacaaggccttgggcaAGACTGTATCTATGTCACTATCTATTGTTGTGACAAGTCCGTAGCTGGACATGAACATGGAGCTTGGAGCAACCTCCTCTAGTCTTCTATGTTATGTGATTGATTTGTACTTTGTGTTAGCATTTGGTTGATCTAAACAGTTTGTTGGTTGTTGCGTTGGTTCTCAGTTAGTGTGCGTATTGAATTTTAAACAGGCTTGGCTCTTATTACCATGAAAGAAGCATTTTTGTGGACGGATGGACGCTACTTCTTGCAGGCGACACAACAACTGAGCAATCGTTGGAAACTTATGCGGATGGGAGAAGACCCACCAGTTGAAGCATGGATAGCTGATGTAAGCAGTGGCTTTCCTTCTGCAGCAAATATGTGATGAACTTCTAAAGTTCAACATAAAAGCATTGGTCACATGAGTTGTACCTGACAATCATTGTGCTTTATCTTTGGTTTTGAACTCATCCATGCCATTGTTGTTGAGAAATACAAATATATGGTTTCCTTGCTCACCTTTATATATTTTAATACAAGGTATTGCAGTATTTGTGGCGATACCACTAAGATATGCATTTTTTTGGTTGAGTAGATTTCAATTTACGCCGCCAACTGCTTTGTTATATGTGAGTGGAAGTAATTTGATATTTATCTGCTGGCAGTTATTTCTCCCAAAGCTGTAAGACAAAATATTGacacttttaaaacattaacTTTGTTCCCATCTTGTTGAATTTAATGTACCTACTTATGTTTTTCCAGTGTGCTGTGAGAGTTATTTTAAATTGTTTTGGTGATTAAGTTTTTTGATCTGCTGTGTGGAATACTACTGTCCTAGCTAATCTGTAGAATGTTGTTGTGCTATCAGAATCTGGCTGCTGAAGCTGTCATTGGAATCAATCCATGGTGCATCTCTGTTGATTCGGCTCAAAGATATGAGCATGCATTTTCAAAGAAGCACCAGACTTTGTTTCAGCTTTCTTCTGACTTGGTGGATGAAGTATGGAAGGATCGGCCGCTAGTTGAACCTAGGTCTGTAATTGTACACCCAGTGGAATTTGCAGGGCGTAGTGTACCAGAAAAGATAAAGGAGCTAAGAGAAAAGCTTGTACATGAAAAGGCTACTGCCATTATAATAACTGCTCTTGATGAGGTACAATACATTCTATTGAAGttgttcaatttcaaatgtttTGTTGGGGTTGCCATGGTAATTTCCTTGATAGCCCAATGGTTCATTCTTATTGGTTGTGTATTGGTTGCTTAGGTTGCTTGGCTGTACAACATTCGAGGAGGTGATGTGGATTATAGCCCAGTGGTTCACTCCTATGCTATTGTAACATTACACAGTGCTTTCTTTTATGTTGATAAGAGAAAAGTAACTGTCGAGGTCAGTTACTTAACTAAGGAcatatcttttcttttttccaaTGACTATCATGTTATAGTGTCCATACGCATGGTTTTTTAATTTATGCAATGTAATATATTTGTTATGTGATTCTTCTATAATGTAGGTTCAGAAGTACATGTCTGAAAATGGCATTGAAATAAGAGAGTATGAAACTGTTCAATCTGATGCAAGTTTGCTTGCATCTGGCAAGCTACAAAGTTCTGTGCATGTGGAAAAGGATATGAATGAGGTGGAGAGTTCAAAAATTTGGATTGATTCTGGCTCTTGTTGCCTTGCACTCTACTCAAAGTTGAGTCCACATCAAGTTTTGACGCTGCAATCACCAATTGCCCTTCCAAAGGCTGTTAAGGTGAATTTGCTTTCTTCTCTCTTGTGCTAGGGTAGTGGTGGTAATACGAATTTGAGTGGAAAAGCATCTGTGAAACTTTCAGTATGATACTTTAGTTATTTATCACAAATCCGACTATTCTTGTTAGATCAGGAAGGTTACAGATTATGGAAGTCAAAATTGGAGAGAGCAAAACATTACTTTTGGGAAATGTAACTATATCTCACTTGAAATATGGTTAAGTAAAATATTATAATCATTAATCAAACAGAAACAATGTCCCAATATGCCATGC is a window from the Sorghum bicolor cultivar BTx623 chromosome 5, Sorghum_bicolor_NCBIv3, whole genome shotgun sequence genome containing:
- the LOC8064831 gene encoding probable Xaa-Pro aminopeptidase P, with translation MAPARDEHLDAIRALMAAHSPPLHALVVPSEDAHQSEYVSEQDKRREFISGFTGSAGLALITMKEAFLWTDGRYFLQATQQLSNRWKLMRMGEDPPVEAWIADNLAAEAVIGINPWCISVDSAQRYEHAFSKKHQTLFQLSSDLVDEVWKDRPLVEPRSVIVHPVEFAGRSVPEKIKELREKLVHEKATAIIITALDEVAWLYNIRGGDVDYSPVVHSYAIVTLHSAFFYVDKRKVTVEVQKYMSENGIEIREYETVQSDASLLASGKLQSSVHVEKDMNEVESSKIWIDSGSCCLALYSKLSPHQVLTLQSPIALPKAVKNPTELDGLRKAHIRDGAAVVQYLSWLDNQMQENYGASGYFSEIKGSQKKENLATKLTEVSVSDKLEGFRATKENFKGLSFPTISSVGPNAAIIHYKPEASTCSEMDADKIYLCDSGAQYLDGTTDITRTVHFGKPSEHEKSCYTAVLKGHIALDIAVFPNGTTGHALDILSRAPLWREGLDYRHGTGHGIGSYLNVHEGPHLISFRPSARNVPLQASMTVTDEPGYYEDGSFGIRLENVLICKEANAKFNFGEKGYLAFEHITWAPYQTKLIDTELLTPVEIDWVNTYHSDCRKILEPHLNEQEKQWLMKATEPIAASS